The following proteins are encoded in a genomic region of Brachypodium distachyon strain Bd21 chromosome 1, Brachypodium_distachyon_v3.0, whole genome shotgun sequence:
- the LOC100821956 gene encoding probable RNA-binding protein 18: MDPKGLDGDKSASRLYVGNLDFRISESDVIKMFSPYGKIMSEDFLLHTRGPKRGEPRGYAFVQYTTKEEAQLAKEKINGKLVCGRPVVVHLASEKCFLDSGNAPRALKDKKHAAGSGSKLAQADRAAKIAAIKNKLKSLEGEGCSNKRPRLEPDDLIGSSDQSDKKL, translated from the exons ATG GATCCGAAGGGTCTTGACGGTGATAAGTCGGCAAGTAGACTCTATGTGGGGAATCTGGATTTTAGGATATCAGA GTCTGATGTTATCAAGATGTTCTCCCCCTATGGAAAGATTATGTCTGAGGATTTCTTGTTGCACACACGTGGCCCGAAGCGAGGCGAGCCCCGTGGTTATGCCTTTGTTCAGTACACTACCAAAGAG GAAGCTCAGTTGGCGAAGGAAAAGATTAATGGCAAATTAGTCTGTGGGCGCCCTGTGGTGGTTCACCTGGCTAGCGAGAAATGCTTCCTAGACTCTGGCAATGCACCGCGAGCGCTGAAAGACAAGAAACATGCAGCTGGTTCAGGAAGCAAATTAGCACAAGCTGATCGTGCTGCAAAGATAGCTGCTATAAAAAACAAGTTAAAATCTCTGGAGGGCGAGGGATGTAGCAACAAAAGACCAAGACTTGAGCCAGATGACCTGATAGGCTCTAGCGACCAATCTGATAAGAAGCTTTGA
- the LOC100821369 gene encoding uncharacterized protein LOC100821369 has protein sequence MPSKKIMFFSLIIGLSLAGCSAESEDDRFVYSGFTGSNLTLDGNARITPSGLLELTNGTVRLKGHAFHPNPLRFHKSPNGTVQSFSVSFVFAILSTYPDLSGHGLAFFIAPSKNFSGAFPTQYLGLLNDRNNGDTNNHIFAVELDTVQNYDLEDINDNHIGIDINNLHSMQSHDAGYYDDNSGIFQRLALISNQAMQVWVSYDRETTQINVTMAQLNLAKPARPLLSTTYNLSTVLTSPAYIGFSSSTGTVSARHYVLGLSFGMNSLAPPIDIGKLSELPRLGQKVQSRTLQIILPIAIAVFLLAVITTISLLVRRNLRYAELREDWEVEYGPHRFSYKDLFDATEGFKDKNLLGSGGFGKVYKGVLTKSRSEIAVKMVAQDSNQGIKEFIAEIVSVGHLQHRNLVQLLGYCRRKGELLLVYDYMPNGSLDKYLYGKEGKPTLDWARRFQIIKCVSYGLLYLHEECEKVVIHRDIKASNVLLDNEINGRIGDFGLARLYDHGSDPEATHVVGTIGYLAPELARTGKASPLTDVFAFGVFILEVTCGQKPIKKGREDSQPMLVDWVLEHWHKGSLIDAVDIKLQGEYDASEACLVLKLGLLCSHPFTNIRPTMRQVMQYLNKEMPLPDLMPTHLSFCMLALMQNEGFSPYTISHPSPMPHKKHKCSITCQILFIGLKLASFTIANDQFVYSGFAQANLSLDGAATITPDGLLELTNGTFNLKGHALYPTPLHFRRSPSGYVQSFSITFVFGILSAYPDKSADGMAFFIARNKNFSTAFPAQYLGLLNNQNNGNTSNHIFAVEFDTIQNSEFQDINDNHVGININSLHSVQSHDAGFYDDKTGMFKNLSLISREVMQVWIEYDGWTRKVDVTLAPIKMAKPKRPLVSTIYDLSTVFIDTAYIGFSSATGVINSKYCVLGWSFSMSKTAPGVNITKLPKLPHVGLRPHSNVLKIVLPIVIAALILIAGIVVILFARRKLAYTELREDWEMEFGPHRFPYKDLFLGTQGFNNKNILGAGGFGKVYKGTLPTSKLEVAVKKLSHESKQGAKEFITEIVSMGRLRHRNLVQLLGYCRGKGELLLVYDYMPNGSLDKYLYCEQEMPSLDWAKRFNIIKGVACGLLYLHEKWDKAIIHRDIKASNVLLDCELNGRLGDFGIAKSYDHGTDPHTTRVVGTMGYLAPELVRTGKPSPLTDVFAFGVFLLEVTCGQRPIKNNARGDQRMLVHWVLENWQKGSLAETIDQRLQGKCKIDEACLVLKLGLLCSQPFASARPTMHRVMQYLNGDMPLPEFTPTDMSFSMLTLMENREFDPSGMTNPQLMTSIATLSSLSEGR, from the exons ATGCCTAGCAAGAAGATCATGTTCTTCAGCCTGATCATAGGCCTTAGCCTTGCTGGCTGCAGTGCTGAGAGCGAGGACGATCGATTTGTATACTCTGGCTTCACCGGCAGCAACCTCACCCTTGATGGAAATGCCAGAATCACACCGAGCGGCCTCCTTGAGCTGACCAATGGTACGGTTCGGCTTAAAGGCCACGCATTCCATCCAAATCCTCTGCGCTTCCACAAATCACCCAATGGCACGGTGCAGTCTTTCTCTGTGTCATTCGTGTTTGCCATCCTCTCCACCTACCCGGACTTGAGTGGCCATGGCCTTGCCTTCTTCATCGCGCCGAGCAAGAATTTCTCAGGAGCATTCCCTACCCAGTATTTGGGCCTCCTCAATGACCGAAACAATGGTGACACAAACAACCACATCTTCGCAGTTGAGCTCGACACAGTCCAAAACTATGACTTAGAAGACATCAATGACAACCACATCGGCATCGACATCAACAATCTTCACTCTATGCAATCTCATGATGCTGGCTATTACGACGATAATAGTGGCATCTTTCAGAGATTGGCACTCATTAGCAACCAGGCAATGCAAGTGTGGGTCAGCTATGATAGAGAGACCACACAGATCAATGTGACCATGGCTCAGCTCAATTTAGCAAAACCTGCAAGGCCACTGCTTTCTACCACCTATAATCTCTCAACAGTGCTCACTAGCCCTGCATATATTGgcttctcatcctctacaGGCACAGTCAGCGCCCGGCATTATGTGCTTGGTTTGAGTTTTGGCATGAATAGCCTCGCTCCACCCATCGATATTGGCAAGCTGTCTGAGCTGCCTCGCCTTGGTCAAAAGGTTCAGTCCAGGACATTACAGATAATTTTACCAATAGCAATTGCAGTGTTCCTCCTTGCAGTAATCACTACCATTTCTCTGCTTGTACGGAGGAATCTAAGATATGCAGAGCTACGCGAAGATTGGGAGGTTGAGTATGGGCCGCACCGGTTCTCATACAAGGATTTGTTTGATGCTACAGAGGGATTTAAGGATAAGAACTTACTAGGTAGTGGAGGGTTTGGAAAGGTATACAAAGGGGTGCTTACTAAATCAAGATCCGAAATTGCTGTGAAGATGGTGGCACAGGACTCAAATCAAGGAATAAAGGAATTCATTGCAGAGATTGTTAGCGTAGGCCACCTTCAACACCGCAATCTTGTGCAGTTACTGGGATATTGCCGGCGAAAAGGTGAACTTCTTTTAGTATATGAttatatgccaaatggaagcCTAGACAAATACCTATATGGTAAAGAGGGAAAGCCAACTTTGGATTGGGCTCGGCGGTTTCAAATCATCAAATGTGTATCATATGGTTTACTCTACCTTCACGAGGAGTGTGAGAAAGTTGTCATACATCGAGACATTAAGGCTAGCAATGTGCTCCTTGACAACGAGATCAATGGGCGAATAGGTGACTTTGGTCTCGCAAGGTTGTATGACCATGGTAGCGACCCAGAAGCGACACATGTTGTTGGCACCATAGGGTACCTAGCTCCAGAGCTTGCACGCACTGGCAAGGCAAGCCCTCTTACAGATGTATTCGCCTTTGGCGTGTTCATTCTTGAGGTCACCTGTGGGCAAAAGCCTATCAAGAAAGGCAGAGAGGACAGCCAGCCCATGTTAGTTGACTGGGTGCTCGAACATTGGCATAAAGGGTCACTCATTGATGCAGTGGACATCAAGCTTCAAGGCGAATATGATGCTAGTGAAGCATGCTTAGTACTAAAGCTAGGATTGTTGTGCTCTCACCCGTTCACAAATATAAGGCCAACTATGAGGCAAGTCATGCAGTACCTCAACAAGGAAATGCCACTACCAGACCTAATGCCAACACATTTAAGCTTCTGCATGCTGGCCTTGATGCAGAACGAAGGGTTCAGCCCTTACACAATATCGCATCCTTC TCCCATGCCTCACAAGAAACACAAGTGTTCCATTACATGCCAGATCCTCTTCATTGGCCTCAAGCTTGCATCCTTCACCATAGCTAATGACCAGTTCGTTTACTCCGGCTTCGCCCAAGCTAACCTCAGCCTTGATGGAGCTGCCACAATCACACCAGATGGACTCCTTGAACTAACCAATGGCACCTTTAACCTCAAAGGACATGCTCTATACCCAACTCCTCTGCACTTCCGCAGGTCACCTAGTGGCTATGTACAGTCTTTTTCCATCACCTTCGTCTTCGGCATCCTCTCCGCCTACCCTGACAAGAGTGCTGATGGTATGGCCTTCTTCATTGCCAGAAACAAGAATTTCTCCACTGCGTTTCCAGCCCAGTACTTGGGGCTCCTCAACAACCAGAACAATGGTAACACAAGCAACCATATATTTGCAgttgagtttgacaccattcaaAACAGTGAGTTCCAGGATATCAATGACAACCATGTTGGCATCAACATCAATAGTCTCCACTCTGTGCAATCCCATGATGCTGGCTTCTATGATGACAAAACTGGTATGTTCAAGAATCTGAGCCTCATTAGCCGTGAGGTGATGCAAGTATGGATAGAGTACGATGGATGGACCAGAAAGGTCGATGTAACTTTGGCACCCATCAAAATGGCCAAACCTAAAAGGCCACTAGTATCAACCATCTATGACCTCTCAACAGTGTTCATAGACACGGCATACATTGGATTCTCATCTGCAACTGGCGTAATCAACTCAAAATACTGCGTGCTTGGCTGGAGCTTCAGCATGAGCAAGACTGCTCCCGGGGTTAACATTACCAAGCTGCCAAAGTTGCCTCATGTTGGCCTAAGGCCTCACTCAAATGTCTTAAAGATTGTTCTGCCAATAGTCATTGCAGCACTCATCCTTATTGCTGGAATTGTCGTCATTTTATTTGCGCGAAGGAAATTGGCATATACTGAGCTCCGAGAAGATTGGGAGATGGAATTTGGGCCACATAGATTCCCATACAAGGATTTGTTCCTCGGCACACAAGGATTTAACAATAAGAACATACTCGGAGCAGGAGGATTTGGAAAGGTGTATAAAGGCACACTTCCCACATCTAAATTGGAGGTTGCGGTGAAGAAATTGTCACATGAGTCAAAGCAGGGGGCAAAGGAGTTCATTACTGAGATTGTAAGCATGGGCCGCCTTCGACATCGCAACCTTGTGCAATTACTTGGCTATTGCAGGGGAAAAGGTGAACTTCTTCTCGTCTATGATTACATGCCAAATGGCAGTCTTGACAAATATCTATACTGTGAACAAGAAATGCCCTCGCTGGATTGGGCCAAGCGGTTCAATATCATCAAAGGAGTTGCATGTGGCTTGCTCTACCTCCATGAGAAGTGGGATAAAGCTATCATCCATAGAGATATCAAAGCAAGCAATGTGCTTCTTGATTGTGAACTGAATGGGAGGCTAGGAGATTTTGGCATTGCAAAGTCGTATGATCATGGTACTGACCCGCATACCACACGTGTGGTTGGTACCATGGGCTACCTAGCTCCAGAACTGGTACGCACAGGCAAGCCGTCTCCTCTTACAGATGTTTTTGCATTTGGCGTATTCCTTCTTGAGGTTACCTGTGGGCAAAGGCCTATCAAGAACAATGCAAGAGGCGATCAACGTATGTTGGTTCATTGGGTACTTGAGAATTGGCAGAAAGGATCACTTGCAGAGACAATAGACCAGAGGCTCCAAGGCAAGTGCAAAATAGATGAGGCATGCCTGGTGCTAAAGCTTGGCCTGCTGTGCTCGCAACCCTTTGCTAGCGCAAGGCCTACAATGCATCGAGTCATGCAATACCTCAACGGCGACATGCCATTACCAGAGTTCACACCAACTGATATGAGCTTCAGCATGCTAACCCTGATGGAAAACAGGGAGTTCGACCCTTCCGGCATGACAAATCCACAGCTGATGACGAGCATCGCTACACTATCAAGCCTCTCAGAAGGAAGATAA